One Canis lupus familiaris isolate Mischka breed German Shepherd chromosome 20, alternate assembly UU_Cfam_GSD_1.0, whole genome shotgun sequence genomic region harbors:
- the LOC111091283 gene encoding uncharacterized protein LOC111091283 isoform X3: MQLEQEEECGLTGHSVAARNHRSPLCTSPPKSTLSLRRCCQRPCLNTMPKQPVQKEHSVNLSCQKAKKEDICSTEFMVTRAHVVNSHHNKNVSIPPLPRSSSYLHNHCGKQLRARTVSSSSSHWITLLGSHVARFTWKPGDPEPVDVMHFCQPPRTQKTLEEWKVEPEEQTEALSWSCVSSSPRRGVGGEVGVEGGTVKSWMQKDFGKCQAFV; the protein is encoded by the exons ATGCAGTTGGAGCAGGAAGAGGAATGTGGCCTCACAG GTCACTCCGTGGCTGCCAGAAACCACCGGTCCCCATTGTGCACAAGTCCTCCAAAGTCAACCTTGTCATTACGCAGATGCTGTCAGAGGCCGTGTCTGAACACCATGCCAAAACAACCAGTCCAGAAGGAACATTCGGTCAATCTGTCTTGTCAGAAAGccaaaaaagaagacatttgttCGACTGAATTCAT GGTTACAAGAGCTCACGTAGTCAACAGCCACCACAACAAAAATGTGTCCATTCCCCCCCTCCCAAGATCTTCGTCTTATCTCCAtaaccactgtggaaagcagttgAGGGCAAGAACTGTGTCATCTTCTTCATCACACTGG ATCACCCTTCTGGGGTCCCATGTGGCCAGATTCACCTGGAAGCCTGGGGACCCAGAGCCTGTGGATGTAATGCATTTCTGTCAGCCTCCCAGAACACAGAAGACTCTAGAAGAGTGGAAAGTAGAGCCAGAGGAACAGACAGAAG cGCTGAGCTGGAGCTGTGTTTCTTCATCTCCAagaagaggggtggggggtgaggtgggggtagAGGGTGGTACAGTGAAATCATGGATGCAGAAGGACTTTGGAAAATGTCAAGCCTTTGTGTAA